A single Paenibacillus kribbensis DNA region contains:
- a CDS encoding PLP-dependent transferase, whose translation MSEKQWKIESKLAQIGSVEEPVTGAINYPIYQATAFRHPRLGQSTGFDYIRTTNPTRKVLEEASAVLESGDAGFACSSGMAALQTVFALFGQGDHLIVSLDLYGGTYRLLERILSKFGVTASYVDTNDLEALEQSCRPNTKAVFIETPTNPLMMITDIQAVAEWASQRQLLTIVDNTLLTPYFQRPLELGADIVVHSATKYLGGHNDVLAGLIVTKGKELSDEISFLHNSIGAVLSPGDSYQLMKGMKTLALRMDRHEHNATVLANYLLTHPAVAEVFYPGLEGHPGREIQNRQSSGNTGIFSFKVKDARYVEPLLRNIKLIAFAESLGGVESLMTYPAVQTHADIPAEIRDAVGVDDRLLRFSVGIEHTDDLIEDLRSALEAARQEVEGGEQQ comes from the coding sequence ATGAGTGAGAAACAGTGGAAAATCGAAAGCAAATTGGCACAGATCGGTTCAGTGGAGGAGCCAGTAACCGGGGCTATTAATTATCCGATTTATCAAGCTACGGCGTTCCGCCATCCCCGTCTGGGCCAAAGCACAGGATTTGATTACATCCGGACGACTAATCCGACGCGAAAGGTACTGGAAGAGGCTTCCGCTGTACTGGAATCTGGTGATGCAGGCTTTGCATGCAGTTCCGGCATGGCGGCGCTGCAAACGGTATTTGCTTTGTTTGGACAGGGAGATCACCTCATTGTATCGCTGGACCTCTATGGCGGGACATATCGTTTGCTGGAGCGCATTTTATCTAAATTCGGCGTGACGGCAAGTTATGTGGATACAAATGACCTTGAAGCGCTTGAACAGTCATGTCGACCGAATACCAAAGCTGTATTCATAGAAACGCCTACGAACCCGTTGATGATGATTACGGATATTCAAGCGGTGGCTGAATGGGCATCACAACGTCAGTTGCTTACCATTGTAGATAATACGCTGCTAACACCATATTTCCAGCGTCCTTTGGAGCTGGGTGCCGATATTGTGGTACATAGCGCAACCAAATATTTGGGTGGACACAATGATGTGCTGGCAGGCTTGATTGTAACCAAGGGCAAAGAGCTGTCGGACGAAATTTCCTTCCTTCACAATTCTATAGGAGCTGTGCTTTCCCCGGGCGACAGCTATCAATTGATGAAGGGCATGAAAACGCTGGCGCTGCGTATGGATCGACATGAGCATAATGCGACGGTACTTGCTAACTATTTATTGACCCACCCTGCAGTGGCGGAAGTATTTTATCCAGGGCTCGAAGGTCATCCGGGTCGGGAGATACAAAACAGACAATCCAGCGGCAATACAGGTATTTTCTCCTTTAAAGTAAAGGATGCTCGCTATGTGGAGCCATTGCTTCGTAACATTAAGCTGATTGCTTTTGCCGAAAGTCTGGGCGGGGTAGAATCGCTGATGACCTATCCTGCTGTGCAGACACATGCCGATATACCGGCAGAAATTCGGGATGCAGTTGGGGTAGATGACAGGCTGCTGCGTTTCTCCGTAGGGATTGAGCATACAGACGATTTAATTGAAGATTTGCGTTCGGCGCTGGAAGCGGCACGTCAGGAAGTTGAAGGAGGGGAGCAACAATGA
- the metA gene encoding homoserine O-acetyltransferase MetA: MPIKIPDTLPAKEVLEGENIFVMDESLAYHQDIRPLRIAILNLMPTKETTETQLLRLVGNTPLQVDVTLVHMKSHVSKNTSQEYLNMFYKTFDEIKNSRFDGMVITGAPVEQLEFEDVNYWKEIQQIFEWTKTNVTSTMHICWASQAGLYHHFGVPKYGLDFKCFGVFPHTVIKPKVKLLRGFDELFHAPHSRHTEVRREDIDRIAELEVLSESKEAGVYLVATCDGKQIFVTGHSEYDPLSLKWEYDRDVAKGLDVEVPKNYFPDDDPKRTPPSIWRAHANLLFSNWLNYYVYQETPYDIGPQI; the protein is encoded by the coding sequence ATGCCGATTAAGATTCCGGATACACTACCTGCCAAAGAAGTGCTGGAGGGCGAAAATATTTTCGTAATGGATGAAAGCCTGGCCTATCACCAGGATATCCGTCCGTTGCGCATCGCCATTTTGAATTTGATGCCTACAAAAGAGACGACAGAAACCCAACTGTTGCGACTGGTCGGCAATACCCCGCTGCAAGTGGACGTTACATTGGTACACATGAAGTCCCATGTATCCAAAAATACATCACAAGAATATTTGAACATGTTTTATAAAACGTTTGACGAGATCAAGAACAGTCGTTTTGACGGTATGGTTATTACAGGTGCCCCGGTAGAGCAGCTTGAGTTTGAAGATGTGAACTACTGGAAGGAAATCCAGCAAATTTTTGAATGGACGAAAACGAATGTCACTTCGACCATGCATATCTGTTGGGCCTCACAGGCAGGTCTATACCATCATTTCGGGGTCCCCAAATACGGACTCGACTTCAAATGCTTTGGCGTATTTCCACACACGGTTATTAAGCCTAAAGTGAAGCTGTTACGTGGCTTTGATGAACTTTTTCATGCTCCTCATTCCCGGCATACGGAGGTTCGGCGAGAGGATATTGATCGCATTGCCGAATTAGAGGTTTTATCCGAATCCAAGGAAGCTGGAGTGTATCTGGTCGCCACGTGTGATGGCAAACAAATTTTTGTAACTGGCCATTCCGAATATGATCCACTCTCGCTGAAATGGGAATACGATCGTGATGTGGCTAAAGGATTGGATGTTGAAGTTCCCAAAAACTATTTTCCGGACGATGATCCTAAACGCACACCGCCCTCTATCTGGCGTGCGCATGCCAATTTATTATTTTCTAATTGGCTTAACTATTATGTATACCAGGAAACACCTTACGATATCGGGCCCCAGATTTAA
- the corA gene encoding magnesium/cobalt transporter CorA — translation MKIRLVNNGVFTPVEEIEMALTAPAEGFYWIDADVEDLAVLQPLFSMHDLAVEDCLSEEEQRPKIEIYESHYFIVVNSIRFDDEEIFLRALNIFLGRHFIITVTKQKINELRTLKPLLWEQEVSQPDRFMYLLIDLIVDNYFLVGDRIEVRIEKLEEDILMHTKKSHLNEIIGLRSEILWLKKVLGPQKEVINTLNKRDLRLIDDQLQKYFSDIYENAVKISETFETYRDLMGNLREAYQSSIANRANDIMRVFTAITTIFMPLTVITGIYGMNFDNMPELHTHYGYFVVIGVMVALGVSMFFIFRKKDWV, via the coding sequence ATGAAAATCCGTTTGGTAAACAACGGGGTTTTTACCCCTGTCGAAGAAATTGAAATGGCGCTTACTGCACCGGCAGAAGGCTTTTACTGGATTGATGCCGATGTTGAAGACCTGGCAGTGCTCCAGCCTTTATTCTCCATGCATGATCTTGCGGTAGAGGACTGTTTGAGCGAAGAAGAGCAGCGTCCGAAGATTGAAATTTACGAAAGCCATTATTTTATCGTTGTAAACAGTATTCGTTTTGATGATGAAGAAATATTTTTGCGTGCTTTGAACATTTTTCTCGGTCGTCATTTTATCATTACGGTGACCAAGCAAAAAATCAACGAGCTTCGCACTCTTAAGCCTTTGCTGTGGGAGCAGGAAGTAAGTCAGCCGGACCGTTTTATGTATCTGCTGATCGACTTGATCGTCGATAATTATTTTCTGGTTGGTGACCGGATTGAGGTCCGCATTGAAAAGCTGGAAGAAGATATTCTAATGCATACGAAAAAGTCGCATTTGAATGAGATCATCGGCTTGCGCAGTGAGATTTTGTGGCTGAAAAAGGTGCTGGGACCGCAAAAAGAGGTCATTAATACCTTGAATAAACGGGATTTACGCCTCATCGACGATCAATTGCAAAAGTATTTTAGCGACATTTATGAAAATGCTGTGAAAATTTCGGAGACTTTCGAAACTTACCGCGACTTGATGGGTAACCTTCGAGAAGCTTATCAATCCAGTATTGCCAACCGTGCCAATGATATTATGCGCGTGTTTACAGCAATTACGACCATATTCATGCCATTGACGGTGATTACCGGAATATATGGAATGAACTTCGACAATATGCCTGAGCTTCATACACATTATGGCTATTTCGTTGTTATTGGTGTTATGGTGGCGCTGGGCGTGAGTATGTTCTTTATTTTCCGCAAGAAGGACTGGGTTTGA
- a CDS encoding HRDC domain-containing protein, which yields MEIVFLNRLSKRNEHGDESFAQVWIGQHEGIWSAGWSTHHGLDESTDDLWYEGSLWQELLHVYRHELALKMAEGYRPLIHGVFHEQEGAAGRGQSLQKLYCYCDLFPRDDVYEQLTMWRRQKAAAERKAPYFIATNRLLRLISVYLPHTEEELLELPGVGQGKMSQYGKELLAITTQNDRTTSFPLNWVTETLEEEVFLSWMYKQKQNQYRQELNKFSLTKTIIEGISDGLSLEHIGMKAGLHRREMIEAVEHLDRDGFDMEKLIRKELVNVSEEEQAAIWSAYEELGDTLLKPVMLQVYGEEKAAETGLDQVYERLRLIRIRFRHQGTADRHVG from the coding sequence ATGGAGATTGTATTTTTAAATCGCTTGTCCAAACGGAATGAACATGGCGATGAGAGCTTTGCCCAGGTATGGATTGGGCAACATGAAGGGATATGGAGTGCTGGCTGGAGTACGCACCATGGCTTGGATGAAAGCACGGATGATCTTTGGTATGAGGGCAGCTTGTGGCAGGAATTGCTGCATGTGTACCGCCATGAGCTGGCGCTCAAGATGGCTGAGGGCTACAGACCCTTGATCCATGGGGTTTTTCATGAGCAGGAAGGAGCAGCAGGACGGGGGCAATCGCTGCAAAAGCTGTACTGTTATTGCGATTTATTTCCGCGTGACGATGTATATGAGCAATTGACAATGTGGAGACGGCAAAAGGCAGCCGCCGAGCGCAAAGCCCCTTATTTTATTGCTACGAATCGGTTGCTCCGACTCATTAGCGTTTATCTTCCCCATACGGAAGAGGAATTGCTGGAGCTGCCCGGTGTGGGCCAGGGCAAGATGTCTCAATATGGGAAGGAGCTGCTGGCTATTACGACACAAAATGACCGGACCACATCATTTCCGTTGAATTGGGTAACCGAGACGCTGGAAGAAGAAGTTTTTTTGTCATGGATGTACAAACAAAAACAGAACCAGTACAGACAGGAGCTGAACAAATTCAGCCTGACAAAAACGATTATTGAAGGTATTTCAGACGGTCTTTCACTGGAACACATCGGAATGAAGGCAGGCTTGCATCGTAGAGAGATGATTGAAGCTGTGGAGCATCTGGACAGGGATGGATTTGATATGGAGAAGCTAATCCGTAAGGAACTGGTGAACGTATCCGAGGAAGAGCAGGCAGCCATCTGGTCTGCCTATGAAGAGTTAGGGGATACGCTGCTCAAGCCCGTCATGCTGCAAGTGTACGGCGAGGAAAAGGCGGCAGAAACAGGGCTGGATCAAGTTTATGAGCGTTTGCGTCTAATCCGTATCCGTTTCCGACATCAGGGGACAGCAGATCGACATGTGGGATAA
- a CDS encoding ROK family protein, with product MTVLGAIEAGGTKFVCGIGNEQGEVLERASFPTATPAETMENVISFFEGKGIEALGVGSFGPIDPIEGSDTYGYITTTPKPHWGNYNLIGKLKEHFDVPMGFDTDVNGAALGESIWGAAKGLDSCLYITIGTGIGAGALVGGKLIHGLSHPEMGHILVRRHPEDTYEGTCPYHGDCLEGLAAGPSLEKRWKVKGHELSVDHPAWEMEAYYLAQALMSYVLILSPQKIIMGGGVMKQEQLFPLVRSKLQELLNGYVQHPSLTTDIDQYIVSPGLGDNAGLCGALALAKEKLSR from the coding sequence ATGACAGTATTGGGAGCAATTGAAGCAGGCGGTACCAAATTTGTATGTGGAATCGGCAATGAACAGGGAGAGGTACTGGAGCGTGCGAGCTTTCCAACAGCCACACCAGCGGAAACGATGGAGAATGTCATTTCATTCTTTGAAGGGAAGGGTATTGAAGCGCTGGGAGTAGGGTCATTTGGACCGATTGATCCTATCGAGGGCAGTGATACATATGGCTATATTACGACAACACCCAAGCCGCATTGGGGGAATTACAATCTGATTGGCAAGCTGAAGGAGCATTTTGATGTACCGATGGGATTTGACACCGATGTGAACGGAGCAGCATTGGGTGAATCCATCTGGGGCGCGGCCAAGGGATTGGACAGCTGTCTGTACATTACGATAGGTACAGGGATCGGGGCAGGTGCTTTGGTTGGGGGTAAACTGATTCATGGATTATCACATCCAGAGATGGGGCATATTCTGGTGCGTCGTCATCCAGAGGATACTTATGAGGGTACATGCCCTTATCACGGAGATTGTCTGGAAGGACTGGCAGCAGGTCCTTCGCTCGAAAAAAGATGGAAGGTTAAGGGACATGAACTTTCTGTTGATCACCCGGCATGGGAAATGGAAGCGTATTATCTCGCACAGGCTTTGATGAGCTATGTATTAATCCTGTCACCGCAAAAGATTATTATGGGCGGAGGCGTAATGAAGCAGGAGCAGTTGTTCCCGCTTGTTCGCAGCAAGCTTCAAGAGCTTTTGAACGGCTATGTACAGCATCCGAGTCTGACAACAGACATTGATCAATATATCGTAAGTCCGGGATTGGGTGACAATGCCGGATTGTGTGGTGCTCTTGCCTTGGCAAAGGAAAAGCTAAGTCGTTGA
- a CDS encoding 5'-3' exonuclease: MTQRNEQSIMLVDGMALLFRAYYATAANGYIRRTKAGVPTNAIYGFIRYFWDAVQTFNPTHVICCWDMGGTTFRGEHFAAYKGNRADAPDDLVPQFTLIREVTDSLGIPNIGAEGFEADDCIGTLARHYTQNEDMDVMILSGDHDLLQLVDERTRVIIMKKGHGNYMVYTPETLLAEKGLKPRQVVDIKGLMGDASDNYPGVRGIGEKTALKLVQEYDSIEGILENLDQLTPSVRKKIESDLDMLHLSRKLAKIHCDVPVACALDSCLLTLDHVQIVDKFEQLEMKSLCTLMGVATGS, from the coding sequence GTGACACAACGTAATGAACAATCCATAATGCTGGTTGACGGCATGGCTCTGCTATTCCGCGCTTATTATGCAACTGCCGCAAACGGATATATTCGTCGCACAAAAGCTGGAGTGCCAACAAACGCTATATATGGTTTTATTCGATATTTTTGGGATGCTGTCCAAACGTTTAATCCCACTCACGTTATTTGCTGCTGGGACATGGGCGGAACGACTTTTCGCGGGGAGCATTTTGCTGCGTATAAGGGAAATCGAGCTGACGCACCGGATGATTTGGTTCCCCAGTTTACATTGATTCGTGAAGTGACGGACAGCCTTGGCATTCCCAACATTGGAGCTGAAGGCTTTGAGGCGGATGATTGCATCGGCACGCTCGCACGCCATTATACGCAAAATGAGGACATGGATGTGATGATTCTCTCAGGGGATCATGATTTACTTCAATTGGTGGATGAGCGGACACGGGTCATCATTATGAAAAAAGGCCACGGCAACTATATGGTGTATACCCCGGAGACATTGTTGGCTGAAAAAGGGCTTAAGCCGCGCCAAGTAGTAGACATCAAAGGCTTAATGGGGGATGCGAGCGACAATTACCCGGGGGTACGCGGTATTGGTGAGAAAACAGCGCTCAAGCTGGTGCAGGAATATGACTCCATTGAAGGTATTCTGGAGAATCTGGATCAGTTGACGCCATCGGTGCGCAAAAAGATTGAGAGCGATCTGGATATGCTGCATCTTTCACGCAAGCTTGCTAAAATTCATTGTGATGTGCCTGTAGCGTGTGCTTTGGACAGCTGTCTGCTGACACTGGATCATGTGCAAATTGTCGACAAGTTTGAGCAGCTTGAAATGAAAAGCTTATGTACGTTGATGGGGGTTGCCACCGGATCATAG
- a CDS encoding arsenate reductase family protein → MSQLKIYQYSKCSTCRNAVKWLQNKGYEPELIPIFEQPPGPEELEDLIRKSGLELKKFFNTSGEVYKELKLKDKLGDMSREEQISLLSSNGRLIKRPIVTDGSKVTVGFKEETFEEAWGAQ, encoded by the coding sequence ATGAGCCAGTTGAAAATATACCAGTATTCCAAATGCAGCACCTGCCGTAATGCAGTAAAATGGCTGCAAAACAAAGGATATGAGCCGGAACTGATTCCTATTTTTGAGCAACCGCCCGGACCGGAGGAACTGGAAGATTTGATCCGTAAAAGCGGACTGGAGCTCAAGAAATTTTTCAATACGAGCGGTGAGGTTTACAAGGAGTTAAAGTTGAAGGACAAGCTCGGAGATATGAGCCGTGAAGAGCAAATTTCACTTCTGTCCTCGAATGGGAGATTGATCAAGCGCCCCATCGTAACAGACGGGAGCAAAGTCACGGTAGGCTTCAAAGAGGAAACATTTGAGGAGGCATGGGGTGCTCAATAA
- a CDS encoding RluA family pseudouridine synthase encodes MDLYYEPIVYMIPPEEEGMLLKTILQKRMNISRKLISKLKLTEQGIMLNGTRVYISVKVKAGDRVEIRMERERSDDILPEPIPFDILYEDEHLLVVNKAAGIIVHPTHGHYTGTLANGVVHYWQSKGELFRFRPVHRLDQETTGVLVVAKNPYVHQHISEQMIAGTVDKRYTALVHGCPGQPEGQVDGPIDRNPDDPHMRMVTPSGYPALTMYKLEEAWNEGSRMGLKLESGRTHQIRVHMTYIGCPLIGDKMYRAIPDDAARREQYEQLDAQMPRQALHASELSLVHPVTGERLTFCAPLPDDMAEMQELLRNKMED; translated from the coding sequence ATGGACTTGTACTATGAACCTATCGTATATATGATCCCTCCTGAGGAGGAGGGCATGCTGTTGAAGACGATTTTACAGAAAAGAATGAACATTTCACGGAAGCTGATATCCAAACTCAAGCTAACAGAGCAAGGGATCATGCTGAACGGGACACGAGTGTACATCAGCGTAAAGGTAAAGGCTGGGGATCGGGTGGAAATCCGCATGGAGCGCGAGCGTTCCGATGATATTTTACCTGAACCGATTCCTTTTGACATTTTGTATGAGGATGAGCACCTGTTGGTCGTAAACAAGGCGGCGGGAATCATTGTTCATCCGACACATGGACATTACACAGGCACTCTGGCTAACGGAGTTGTGCATTATTGGCAGTCCAAAGGAGAGCTGTTCCGGTTCCGTCCTGTTCATCGTCTCGATCAGGAGACGACAGGTGTGCTCGTTGTGGCTAAAAATCCGTATGTGCACCAGCATATTTCCGAGCAGATGATTGCGGGAACGGTGGATAAGCGCTACACAGCTCTGGTGCACGGGTGTCCTGGGCAACCGGAAGGACAGGTGGATGGACCGATTGATCGCAATCCGGATGATCCGCATATGAGAATGGTGACTCCGAGTGGTTATCCTGCTCTGACGATGTACAAGCTGGAGGAAGCCTGGAACGAAGGGAGCCGAATGGGTCTAAAACTGGAATCCGGGCGTACACACCAGATTCGTGTGCATATGACGTACATCGGGTGCCCGTTGATCGGAGACAAAATGTACCGGGCGATACCCGATGACGCAGCGCGTCGTGAGCAATATGAGCAGCTTGATGCCCAGATGCCTCGGCAAGCGCTGCATGCCTCGGAACTGTCCTTGGTGCACCCTGTGACAGGGGAGCGACTGACGTTCTGTGCTCCTCTACCGGATGATATGGCCGAAATGCAGGAGCTGTTAAGAAACAAAATGGAGGATTAA
- a CDS encoding cob(I)yrinic acid a,c-diamide adenosyltransferase yields MGIYTRTGDEGQTSVIGGRVSKDDDRVEAYGTIDELNSFVGQAISFAEGEKFADIRTQLEEIQQELFDCGSDLAFVKINESKYKVKDELAERLEGWIDACQEENPKVERFIIPGGSTLSSTLHVCRTVCRRAERRAVTLGKHTDINPAVRRYLNRLSDYFFVVARTANVRQGVPDVEYVRSKKVFRK; encoded by the coding sequence ATGGGGATTTATACGAGAACAGGTGATGAGGGACAAACTTCGGTGATCGGCGGTCGGGTGTCCAAGGATGATGACCGTGTGGAGGCATACGGTACAATCGACGAGCTGAACAGCTTTGTAGGACAAGCCATCAGCTTTGCCGAAGGAGAAAAGTTTGCGGATATCCGGACCCAATTGGAGGAAATACAGCAGGAGCTGTTTGATTGCGGCTCGGATTTGGCATTTGTCAAAATCAATGAAAGCAAATATAAGGTGAAAGACGAGCTGGCAGAGCGGCTGGAAGGCTGGATTGATGCATGTCAGGAGGAAAATCCGAAGGTGGAGCGGTTTATTATACCGGGGGGCAGCACATTGTCTTCTACGCTACATGTTTGCCGTACCGTGTGTCGCCGTGCGGAACGCCGTGCTGTCACACTGGGGAAGCACACGGATATTAATCCTGCGGTACGTCGGTATTTGAACCGTCTTTCCGATTATTTCTTTGTCGTGGCCCGCACAGCGAATGTGCGTCAGGGCGTACCCGATGTCGAATATGTGCGGAGCAAAAAAGTGTTCCGCAAATAA
- a CDS encoding aspartyl-phosphate phosphatase Spo0E family protein: MSYVGYHSSRSIGYDISLEDEILLLRNEMMQTFQEEQSFTSDLVIEISCKLDLKINEYMKLYGTECKV; encoded by the coding sequence ATGTCATATGTTGGATATCATTCGTCGCGTTCAATAGGATACGACATTTCCCTGGAAGATGAAATTTTGCTTCTGCGCAATGAGATGATGCAGACGTTTCAGGAAGAACAGTCCTTCACCTCTGATCTTGTTATCGAGATCAGCTGCAAGCTCGATTTGAAAATCAATGAATACATGAAGCTGTATGGTACGGAGTGCAAGGTGTGA
- a CDS encoding aminotransferase class I/II-fold pyridoxal phosphate-dependent enzyme, with product MNLKSEAFTDSNKAMSSYLSPLVREIPSSGIRKFFDLVGSNKDIITLGVGEPDFTTPWHMREACVYSLERGFTSYTSNAGTPELREAISEYLNEQFDVRYDPKKEIIVTVGGSEAIDLALRALIVPGDEILVPEPCYISYSPITSIGGGIPVGIETFAKDEFKLTAEALEAKITPKSKVLILCYPSNPTGATMTYEDWLPIAELVEKHDLIVISDEIYAELNYGDKHVSFASVPGMMDRTILVSGFSKAFAMTGWRIGYTCGHPDLIAAMLKIHQYTVMCAPSMGQVAALEGLRNGLGEKDRMVEAYNQRRRLMVEGFRDIGLECHEPRGAFYVFPSIQSTGLSSDEFAQRLLTEAKVAAVPGNVFGLGGEGYLRCSYATSVGQLTEALDRIGHFVEKVKKEG from the coding sequence ATGAATCTCAAATCAGAAGCATTTACCGATAGCAACAAAGCCATGAGTTCCTATTTGTCCCCGCTGGTACGTGAAATCCCTTCTTCGGGTATTCGCAAGTTTTTTGATTTGGTGGGGAGCAACAAGGATATTATTACCCTTGGGGTAGGTGAACCGGATTTCACCACCCCTTGGCATATGCGGGAAGCCTGCGTTTATTCGTTGGAGCGAGGCTTTACCAGCTATACGTCCAACGCGGGAACACCTGAATTGCGTGAAGCGATTAGTGAATATCTGAATGAGCAATTTGATGTCCGTTATGACCCGAAAAAGGAAATTATTGTGACGGTTGGTGGCAGCGAGGCGATTGATCTTGCCTTGCGCGCATTAATCGTACCCGGCGACGAAATTCTTGTCCCTGAGCCGTGCTACATTTCATATTCTCCAATCACTTCGATTGGAGGCGGGATTCCGGTAGGTATCGAAACATTTGCCAAGGATGAATTCAAACTGACCGCTGAGGCACTGGAGGCTAAAATTACACCTAAATCCAAGGTGCTGATTTTATGCTACCCGAGCAATCCGACCGGAGCTACGATGACTTATGAAGATTGGCTTCCGATTGCCGAACTCGTGGAAAAGCATGATTTAATCGTTATTTCGGATGAAATATATGCCGAATTGAATTATGGCGATAAGCATGTCAGCTTTGCTTCTGTGCCGGGTATGATGGATCGTACGATTCTCGTTAGTGGCTTTTCCAAAGCCTTTGCCATGACAGGCTGGCGTATTGGATATACATGCGGGCATCCCGACCTGATTGCTGCTATGCTCAAAATCCATCAGTACACCGTCATGTGTGCGCCCTCCATGGGGCAAGTTGCTGCCCTGGAAGGCTTGCGGAATGGTTTGGGCGAGAAGGATCGTATGGTGGAAGCCTATAATCAGCGTCGCCGTCTAATGGTAGAGGGATTCCGGGACATTGGTCTGGAATGTCACGAGCCGCGAGGAGCTTTCTACGTTTTTCCTAGTATTCAAAGCACGGGACTCAGCTCGGATGAATTTGCGCAGCGCCTTTTGACTGAGGCGAAGGTAGCGGCTGTGCCGGGGAATGTGTTCGGTTTGGGAGGAGAAGGTTACCTTCGCTGCTCATATGCGACCTCTGTCGGTCAGCTGACGGAAGCACTGGATCGGATCGGCCATTTTGTAGAAAAAGTAAAAAAAGAAGGCTAA
- a CDS encoding Lrp/AsnC family transcriptional regulator encodes MTELDDLKLKVLELLKEDARRTPTLLATLLGVDEQDVCKSIKELEDQHVIVKYAAVVNWDKVDDEKVTALIEVQITPERGRGFEGIAERIYLYPQVKSVYLMSGAYDLLVEVEGRNLREVANFVSEKLSPIDSVLSTKTNFTLKKYKQDGIIFEDHQEDNRLMISP; translated from the coding sequence ATGACAGAACTGGATGATTTGAAATTAAAAGTACTGGAATTGTTAAAAGAAGATGCAAGAAGAACACCGACTTTGCTGGCTACTTTGCTGGGGGTTGACGAGCAGGATGTGTGTAAATCAATTAAAGAGCTTGAAGACCAGCATGTGATTGTCAAATACGCCGCTGTGGTCAATTGGGATAAAGTCGACGACGAGAAGGTTACTGCTTTGATTGAAGTACAGATTACACCTGAGCGTGGAAGAGGCTTTGAAGGCATTGCCGAACGGATCTATTTGTATCCGCAAGTGAAATCGGTTTATCTCATGTCCGGGGCATACGACTTGCTGGTGGAAGTTGAAGGCCGCAACCTCCGTGAGGTCGCTAATTTTGTGTCTGAAAAGCTATCACCTATTGACTCCGTATTGTCCACCAAGACCAATTTTACGCTTAAAAAATACAAGCAGGACGGAATTATCTTTGAGGACCATCAGGAAGATAATCGTCTGATGATTTCGCCGTAA
- a CDS encoding spore coat protein: MYPQNNMSFMPAEDLLHTILADLKRTVGEYTTATTESNCSSVRQMFTDLTNDTLRAQGDLYRLMSQNNMYSASSKALRVDLDKQIQEARKKQQECQQFIQQKSSSAGGYGQPMHQQGQPSHQHNPYYM; this comes from the coding sequence ATGTATCCACAGAACAATATGTCATTTATGCCCGCAGAAGATTTGCTCCATACCATTCTTGCTGATTTGAAACGTACAGTTGGGGAGTATACAACGGCGACTACCGAATCCAATTGTTCATCTGTACGCCAGATGTTCACTGACCTTACGAACGATACATTGCGTGCGCAGGGCGATTTGTATCGCCTGATGAGTCAGAACAATATGTATTCTGCCTCGTCCAAGGCACTGCGCGTCGATTTGGACAAACAGATTCAAGAGGCTCGCAAGAAACAACAGGAATGCCAGCAGTTCATTCAGCAAAAATCGTCCTCGGCAGGAGGATATGGTCAGCCTATGCATCAACAGGGCCAGCCTTCCCATCAGCACAACCCTTATTATATGTAA